The sequence CTGAATGAGATAAAGAAAATCGTTCGTGAGGGACGTTGCTCAACTTTTGTGAGGGCCCGTGCCACCTCCAAGATGACGGCTGTTCCGGAAGCATTGTCATCTGCGCCGGGAAAGAGGATGCCTCCCGGACGACCAAAGTGATCCCGATGGGCTCCGACGATCACCGTCTCTGGTCCGGTGCCAGGTATCATTCCGATCACATTGATCAAAGGCCCTTCCTCGCTCACCGTTTTCCACTGGAGCGATGCAAATTGATTGCTCTGCACGGCTTGGGAGGAAGGCGATTGGTTGAGTCGTTCTTGAAGAGCCTGTAAGTGATCCGGTAGCTCCCCCTTCAACGTGGTAAGAATTTCCTGGGCTAGCGCTGTACTGATCCAGGCTCCGGGAATCGCTCGCTCGAGGGGTAACTGCCCATAGAAGGCGCTGGGGCTTCCTGTGACGCCGCGGCGGACTTCGTAGGGTTGGAGAATCGGACCAGTTGCTGTGAGGTAGCCCAGCGCGCCACGTTCTCGTGCGAGCCGCACTTTGTCGGCATGGCTGAAATGGAGGGGGTAGTGCTCAGGTTTGCCGCGCAGAAACAGGACAATGTTGTTGTTCACGTCCACGCCGGCATAGTCGTCGATGCCTCGAGTTGGGTCGACGATGCCGTATCCGACAAAGACGATCCGGCCGTGGATGTCGGCGGATGGAGAATCGAAGATGGGAAGGTAATCGGTGCCGGGTTGTTTGGCCGTTAGTCCGTTCGTTTTACCGATCTTAAGGACTGAGCCTGAGGGCATAGTGGCTGTAGGTACCAGGGTTGCCATGGCCCCAGTCGCGGCACCATCCCTTTCTGTCAGCAAAGGAATGATCAGCGAGCCGTTACGAATGCGTGGTAGATGTAACCTAGCCGAAAGAAACTCTTGGGCGACCCACCGTGCGGAGTCGAGATCGTCTTTCGTGCCGCTTTGCCGTCCATTGAATGAGGGTCCGCTGAGTGTTCGGATATCGGCAAGCATCCGGTCTGAAGAAAGAGATTCACTAGCAGATCGAAGCGGCGGTTCATGCGACTGAGCGAGGATGAATCGCGGGCCCGTTACCAGCAACACCACTAGACAGATAACTATTCGTGAAACCCATCCATTCATGATGGTCCGGTCGGAATGCATGGCGATATCTTGATCAGAGCGGGCAACTGCTTCTCTCGGCGGATCATAGCACAGCCGGCAAACAGGTTGCGGAGCCGCATGGCGCCCAGGTACTATTCAGCGAGCATGTGAGCCAGGCGTTATGGTTCTTTTTGTCCTCGCGCAGTCTCTTCCGTAACCGGGTTAGGACAACAGGAATTGCTTCGGTCGTAATGGAGTACATATGGCAAGTGGTGAGCCAGGCAAAGGACTCTATGATCATTTGTACCGGCGCTTTTTTGAACAACGCGACAGCCACGAAGGCTATTTATTTCAGGAAGCCCCTTCTGGCAGCGCCGGACCGCAGGCGGTGACGTTCAGGGAGAAGCTGCGGTGGTGGACGTGGGATCGCTGGGAGCGGAGGAAAAAACTTCTCGAGGAACGCGACCGATTGCAGCGCGAAATTCTCCAAATCAAGAAACCAAGAGATACAAGGTAGGTGGATTGTGTGGCCGATTATGAGACAACACCAGACCATGTGTTCCGTTCTTCTCGTGGCGAGTCTTGGTTGGCCGGGAGGGACCAGTTCTAGTTACGGCATTCAGACAGAAACCCATGAGG is a genomic window of Candidatus Nitrospira kreftii containing:
- a CDS encoding putative Peptidase, M28 family, translated to MNGWVSRIVICLVVLLVTGPRFILAQSHEPPLRSASESLSSDRMLADIRTLSGPSFNGRQSGTKDDLDSARWVAQEFLSARLHLPRIRNGSLIIPLLTERDGAATGAMATLVPTATMPSGSVLKIGKTNGLTAKQPGTDYLPIFDSPSADIHGRIVFVGYGIVDPTRGIDDYAGVDVNNNIVLFLRGKPEHYPLHFSHADKVRLARERGALGYLTATGPILQPYEVRRGVTGSPSAFYGQLPLERAIPGAWISTALAQEILTTLKGELPDHLQALQERLNQSPSSQAVQSNQFASLQWKTVSEEGPLINVIGMIPGTGPETVIVGAHRDHFGRPGGILFPGADDNASGTAVILEVARALTKVEQRPSRTIFFISFSGEERDLLGSRLYTSRPIVPLDTTKAMINIDHAGAGNGRLTVGVTGFERDILLEAGKTAGVQDKVDLYGFFPGGDHVPFKEAGVPTVTVVSGGVHPHFHQPTDTVETIDPEILHTVARYVLTVVWQQAYKP
- a CDS encoding hypothetical protein (conserved protein of unknown function), which codes for MASGEPGKGLYDHLYRRFFEQRDSHEGYLFQEAPSGSAGPQAVTFREKLRWWTWDRWERRKKLLEERDRLQREILQIKKPRDTR